A window of Bradyrhizobium sp. AZCC 1719 genomic DNA:
CGCCGAGTTCGCCGTCGTCGAACGTATCTGACGTAGAAGCCTGCGCGCTCTCCATCGCGCTTTCCGACATTTCGTCGGTGGAAGCCTGCGCCTGGTCGGCGCTCATTTCCTGCGCGGCATCGGAATCGGGCGAGCCCTCGGCGCCGGACTGATCGCTCTCGCCGTCCTGGTTCTCGTCATCGTTTTCGTCGTCATCGGCGTCCGCATCGCGGTCGTCGCCGAGGTCGAGCGCCGACAAGAGGTCGTGCACGAGATCGCCGAACTTGGCCTGGTCCTCGGTGACGCGGCTGAGTTGGTCGAGCCGGGTGCCGATCTTGTCTTCCAGCGCCGGACGCCAGAGATCGACCATTTTTTTCGCAGCCGTCGGCGGCGCAAGGCCCGTCAGCCGTTCGCGCACCAGCATCGCCAGCGCATCCGACAGCGGCGCATCGGCGCGGTCGGTGATCTCGTCGTATTTGCCGCGATGAAAGTGATCGTCGAGCATCGCGGTAAGGTTCTTCGCCACACCCGCCATCCGCCGCGAGCCGATGGCCTCGACACGGGCCTGCTCCACCGCCTCGAACACGCCGCGCGCCTGCGGATTTCCCGGCATCAGCTTGCGATGCACCTTGGGATCATGACAGGCGAGCTTCAACGCGACCGAATCGGCGTGCCCCCGCACGATCGCAGCATCCCGCTTGGTCATCTTGCGGGCCGGCTCCGGCAACCGCGCCTTGCCCGGTGCAAGACCGGGACGCTCGGCCGCGAATGTCACTTCAAGTTCTGGCGCCTTCGCGATCGCGCGCAGGCACGAGGTCACCGCGCGCTTGAACGGTTCGGTCGGGGCTTCCTTGGAGCCGGTGCGGAATTTGATGTTCGACGTCGTCATTACGTTTCTATCACCCGTCGTCCCTGCGAAAGCAGGGACCCATAACCACCAGCGGTCGTTAATTCACCCGACGTTGGCAGCATCCTTCCATCGAAAGTCCTCGGCGCATGGGTTCCCGCTTTCGCGGGAACGACAGCTACGAAAGCGCCACGTTTACCGAGCTCTCGGGCAGCTCCTGGTTGAAGCAGCGCTGATAGAATTCGGCCACCAGCGGCCGCTCCAGCTCGTCGCACTTGTTGAGGAAGGTGACGCGGAACGCGAAGCCGATGTCGCCGAAGATGTCGGAGTTCTCGGCCCAGGTGATCACGGTGCGCGGGCTCATCACCGTCGACAAATCGCCATTGGCGAATGCGTTACGGGTGAGATCGGCCAGCCGCACCATCTTGTTGACGATGTCGCGACCTTCCTGGGTGCGGTAGTGATGCGCCTTGGCCAGCACGATCTCGACTTCCTCGTCATGCGCCAGATAGTTCAGCGTGGTGACGATCGACCAGCGGTCCATCTGGCCCTGGTTGATCTGCTGGGTGCCGTGATAGAGGCCCGAGGTGTCGCCGAGGCCGACCGTGTTGGCGGTCGAAAACAGGCGGAACGCCGGGTGCGGCTTGATCACCTTGTTCTGGTCCAACAGCGTCAGGCGGCCGGAGACTTCCAGCACGCGCTGGATCACGAACATCACGTCGGGGCGGCCGGCGTCGTATTCGTCGAACACCAGCGCAATGTTGTGCTGCAGCGCCCAGGGCAGGATGCCGTCGCGGAATTCGGTGACCTGCTTACCGTCCTTGATGACGATCGAGTCCTTGCCGACCAGATCGATACGGCTGATGTGGCTGTCCAGGTTGACGCGCACGCAGGGCCAGTTCAGCCTTGCGGCGACCTGCTCGATGTGGGTCGATTTGCCGGTGCCGTGGTAGCCGGTGACCATGACGCGGCGGTTCTTGGCGAAACCGGCGAGAATCGCGAGCGTGGTGGCGCGGTCGAAGCGGTAGTCCGAATCGACTTCCGGCACATGCGGGTCGACTTCGGAATAGGCCGGCACTTCGAGGTCGCTGTCGATACCGAAAACCTGCCGGACCGACACCTTCAT
This region includes:
- the cobS gene encoding cobaltochelatase subunit CobS, with translation MTTAAMSKVSEPVGLPDMKVSVRQVFGIDSDLEVPAYSEVDPHVPEVDSDYRFDRATTLAILAGFAKNRRVMVTGYHGTGKSTHIEQVAARLNWPCVRVNLDSHISRIDLVGKDSIVIKDGKQVTEFRDGILPWALQHNIALVFDEYDAGRPDVMFVIQRVLEVSGRLTLLDQNKVIKPHPAFRLFSTANTVGLGDTSGLYHGTQQINQGQMDRWSIVTTLNYLAHDEEVEIVLAKAHHYRTQEGRDIVNKMVRLADLTRNAFANGDLSTVMSPRTVITWAENSDIFGDIGFAFRVTFLNKCDELERPLVAEFYQRCFNQELPESSVNVALS